A genomic region of Trifolium pratense cultivar HEN17-A07 linkage group LG3, ARS_RC_1.1, whole genome shotgun sequence contains the following coding sequences:
- the LOC123915924 gene encoding translation initiation factor eIF-2B subunit delta-like isoform X2, translated as MDIPRASHPVIDPKVRRVGFFDQPEPESPHLPDTPPPDPVSSVIMPPPRLLSERTAAVPVPESRFRRHELDDQVPIGSYNPAQCVFRASPTASITSSSVGIIDGEFSEDCSGAGWFRGSELSFPDGGLDLPAVKPHEVLAENRYDDAVNVNNLRRVTEKKHEAVKEVSPDTPSVSQPLKAKTTKAERRALQEAQRAAKAASKANGNSAVAESGKASPAKSKKQSSQKKDGPPVTSSVTIYKKSGNHPLEKERKKDPPPQRMQFDDQNRVEKAKRRALVNQTEARNRVEIFRHLPQYEHGNQLPNLESRLFQLDSMHPAVFKVGLRYIAGDISGVNARCTEMLRALQDAIIDYSTPPEKVLIRDLTAKINSYVSFISECRPLSISMGNAIRFVKSRIAKLPLSYTDTEAKTALCSDIDRFINEKIIIADKVIVGHAITKIRDGDVLLTYGLSCVVEMILLSAHDLGKKFRVVVVDSRPKFESQALLARLIAKGLSCMYTHINAVSYIMHEVTRVFLGASAVMSNGTVLSKIGTACIAMVAHEFRVPVLICCEAFKFHERVLLDSICCNELGDPDAVATVPGRMDINYLDNWTNKENLQLLNLMYDVTPSDYISVIVTDHGMIPPTSVPVIVREYGQEHYIT; from the exons ATGGATATTCCACGCGCCTCACACCCCGTTATCGATCCCAAAGTAAGGCGCGTTGGTTTCTTCGACCAACCCGAACCCGAATCCCCGCACCTTCCGGACACTCCACCACCCGACCCGGTCTCCTCCGTCATCATGCCGCCTCCACGTCTTCTTTCCGAACGAACCGCCGCCGTTCCTGTTCCCGAGTCCAGGTTCCGACGCCACGAACTCGACGATCAGGTGCCGATTGGGAGTTACAATCCCGCCCAGTGTGTGTTCAGAGCTTCGCCGACGGCTTCGATTACTTCTAGCAGTGTCGGGATCATTGACGGCGAGTTCTCTGAGGATTGCTCTGGTGCCGGATGGTTTCGTGGCAGCGAATTAAGTTTTCCTGACGGAGGGTTGGACTTACCGGCCGTGAAGCCTCATGAAGTTTTGGCGGAGAACAGGTATGATGATGCGGTGAATGTGAATAATCTTCGTCGAGTTACTG AAAAGAAGCACGAGGCTGTGAAAGAAGTATCTCCTGATACGCCATCAGTTTCGCAGCCATTGAAAGCAAAAACTACAAAGGCTGAGAGACGAGCCCTGCAGGAGGCACAAAGAGCTGCAAAAGCTGCTTCTAAAG CTAATGGAAATTCAGCAGTTGCTGAATCTGGCAAAGCATCCCCAGCGAAAAGTAAAAAGCAGTCTTCACAAAAGAAAGATGGTCCTCCGGTTACATCATCAGTCACTATTTATAAGAAATCTGGGAATCATCCTTtggagaaagagagaaaaaaagatCCCCCTCCTCAACGAATGCAATTTGATGATCAAAACAGAGTGGAAAAAGCTAAACGGCGTGCACTAGTAAATCAAACTGAAGCAAGAAACAGAGTTGAAATATTTCGGCATTTGCCTCAATATGAACATGGGAATCAACTTCCTAATCTTGAGTCTAGGCTTTTCCAACTCGACTCGATGCATCCTGCTGTGTTCAAG GTTGGATTACGTTATATAGCCGGAGATATATCAGGAGTTAATGCTCGATGTACCGAAATGCTTAGAGCGCTTCAGGATGCCATTATAGACTACTCCACTCCGCCTGAAAAAGTACTTATTAGGGATTTAACTGCAAAAATTAATAGTTATGTTTCATTTATTAGCGAATGCCGACCGCTTTCTATTAGCATGGGAAATGCGATTAGGTTTGTGAAGAGTCGAATTGCCAAGTTGCCCTTAAGTTATACTGATACTGAGGCAAAAACAGCTCTTTGTTCTGATATTGACCGATTcattaatgaaaaaataattattgcgGATAAGGTAATTGTTGGACATGCTATTACCAAAATTAGGGATGGGGATGTTCTTCTTACATATGGATTGTCTTGTGTTGTTGAGATGATTCTCTTGTCTGCTCATGATCTTGGGAAAAAATTCCGAGTTGTGGTGGTTGACTCACGACCAAAGTTTGAAAGTCAGGCCTTACTTGCTAGGCTTATAGCCAAGGGCCTGAGTTGTATGTATACTCATATAAATGCTGTTTCTTATATCATGCACGAGGTTACAAGAGTTTTTCTGGGAGCTTCTGCTGTCATGTCTAATGGAACTGTACTTTCAAAGATTGGGACTGCATGTATTGCAATGGTGGCTCATGAATTTCGTGTTCCCGTATTAATTTGTTGTGAAGCTTTTAAATTTCATGAAAGGGTGCTACTTGATTCAATATGTTGCAACGAATTAG GCGACCCAGATGCTGTTGCTACGGTTCCTGGAAGAATGGATATCAATTA
- the LOC123915924 gene encoding translation initiation factor eIF-2B subunit delta-like isoform X1, producing MDIPRASHPVIDPKVRRVGFFDQPEPESPHLPDTPPPDPVSSVIMPPPRLLSERTAAVPVPESRFRRHELDDQVPIGSYNPAQCVFRASPTASITSSSVGIIDGEFSEDCSGAGWFRGSELSFPDGGLDLPAVKPHEVLAENRYDDAVNVNNLRRVTEKKHEAVKEVSPDTPSVSQPLKAKTTKAERRALQEAQRAAKAASKGYTNGNSAVAESGKASPAKSKKQSSQKKDGPPVTSSVTIYKKSGNHPLEKERKKDPPPQRMQFDDQNRVEKAKRRALVNQTEARNRVEIFRHLPQYEHGNQLPNLESRLFQLDSMHPAVFKVGLRYIAGDISGVNARCTEMLRALQDAIIDYSTPPEKVLIRDLTAKINSYVSFISECRPLSISMGNAIRFVKSRIAKLPLSYTDTEAKTALCSDIDRFINEKIIIADKVIVGHAITKIRDGDVLLTYGLSCVVEMILLSAHDLGKKFRVVVVDSRPKFESQALLARLIAKGLSCMYTHINAVSYIMHEVTRVFLGASAVMSNGTVLSKIGTACIAMVAHEFRVPVLICCEAFKFHERVLLDSICCNELGDPDAVATVPGRMDINYLDNWTNKENLQLLNLMYDVTPSDYISVIVTDHGMIPPTSVPVIVREYGQEHYIT from the exons ATGGATATTCCACGCGCCTCACACCCCGTTATCGATCCCAAAGTAAGGCGCGTTGGTTTCTTCGACCAACCCGAACCCGAATCCCCGCACCTTCCGGACACTCCACCACCCGACCCGGTCTCCTCCGTCATCATGCCGCCTCCACGTCTTCTTTCCGAACGAACCGCCGCCGTTCCTGTTCCCGAGTCCAGGTTCCGACGCCACGAACTCGACGATCAGGTGCCGATTGGGAGTTACAATCCCGCCCAGTGTGTGTTCAGAGCTTCGCCGACGGCTTCGATTACTTCTAGCAGTGTCGGGATCATTGACGGCGAGTTCTCTGAGGATTGCTCTGGTGCCGGATGGTTTCGTGGCAGCGAATTAAGTTTTCCTGACGGAGGGTTGGACTTACCGGCCGTGAAGCCTCATGAAGTTTTGGCGGAGAACAGGTATGATGATGCGGTGAATGTGAATAATCTTCGTCGAGTTACTG AAAAGAAGCACGAGGCTGTGAAAGAAGTATCTCCTGATACGCCATCAGTTTCGCAGCCATTGAAAGCAAAAACTACAAAGGCTGAGAGACGAGCCCTGCAGGAGGCACAAAGAGCTGCAAAAGCTGCTTCTAAAGGTTATA CTAATGGAAATTCAGCAGTTGCTGAATCTGGCAAAGCATCCCCAGCGAAAAGTAAAAAGCAGTCTTCACAAAAGAAAGATGGTCCTCCGGTTACATCATCAGTCACTATTTATAAGAAATCTGGGAATCATCCTTtggagaaagagagaaaaaaagatCCCCCTCCTCAACGAATGCAATTTGATGATCAAAACAGAGTGGAAAAAGCTAAACGGCGTGCACTAGTAAATCAAACTGAAGCAAGAAACAGAGTTGAAATATTTCGGCATTTGCCTCAATATGAACATGGGAATCAACTTCCTAATCTTGAGTCTAGGCTTTTCCAACTCGACTCGATGCATCCTGCTGTGTTCAAG GTTGGATTACGTTATATAGCCGGAGATATATCAGGAGTTAATGCTCGATGTACCGAAATGCTTAGAGCGCTTCAGGATGCCATTATAGACTACTCCACTCCGCCTGAAAAAGTACTTATTAGGGATTTAACTGCAAAAATTAATAGTTATGTTTCATTTATTAGCGAATGCCGACCGCTTTCTATTAGCATGGGAAATGCGATTAGGTTTGTGAAGAGTCGAATTGCCAAGTTGCCCTTAAGTTATACTGATACTGAGGCAAAAACAGCTCTTTGTTCTGATATTGACCGATTcattaatgaaaaaataattattgcgGATAAGGTAATTGTTGGACATGCTATTACCAAAATTAGGGATGGGGATGTTCTTCTTACATATGGATTGTCTTGTGTTGTTGAGATGATTCTCTTGTCTGCTCATGATCTTGGGAAAAAATTCCGAGTTGTGGTGGTTGACTCACGACCAAAGTTTGAAAGTCAGGCCTTACTTGCTAGGCTTATAGCCAAGGGCCTGAGTTGTATGTATACTCATATAAATGCTGTTTCTTATATCATGCACGAGGTTACAAGAGTTTTTCTGGGAGCTTCTGCTGTCATGTCTAATGGAACTGTACTTTCAAAGATTGGGACTGCATGTATTGCAATGGTGGCTCATGAATTTCGTGTTCCCGTATTAATTTGTTGTGAAGCTTTTAAATTTCATGAAAGGGTGCTACTTGATTCAATATGTTGCAACGAATTAG GCGACCCAGATGCTGTTGCTACGGTTCCTGGAAGAATGGATATCAATTA